TTGCTTTAAATTTCATTTTTCCGGCTTTTAAAGTTTGAGTAACTTTCCAGATATGAGCATCAAATGTTGATTGAACCATAGGAACATTCATATCCCAACCCGTATCATCGCCTGTTAATACAGATCCAGCCACGGTAATTGTTGTATACGTTGTCAATGGCCCTGCGTAAGGTGTGATTTTGTATGTTAATTCTTCAAGGTTAATTTCAAAACTGTAATAACCTGCCGCTGTCGTTGGGAAAACTCCCGGATCAGTATCGCTTTCTGTTGCTCTGTATTGAACTTTGGCACCATTTGTTCCGTAAGCCGGAGCCCAGAAACCAATTTGCTCTATTAATTTGAATCCATCTTTATTAAAATATCCTGTATAATATTGTTTTGCATTTTCTTTTGGATCTCTGTAAATTGGCATATTATTGCTCGTTACACTCCAACCTGCAGCAGTTCCAGGTCCAACTAAAAACAAATCAACTCTAGGGAAAACACCTCTGTATGGAGTTAAATTAATGGTGATTGGCGTAGAAGTTTTTGGCTCTGATAAAGTAGTTCCAACAGTAGATTTAATTCTCACATCGATTGTTCCTTCAACACCTGCTGTAAGTCCAAGTTCCAGTGCTTTTGCATTTAATTCTGCTACTGTAATAGTGGCGTGAGTTCCTGTAGAAGTCGTAATATCTACCGGCGCAGCAAACTCAGTATTACTTACTGCAAATTGCACTGTGTAAGTAACAATTGTTGGCGTTCCGTAACTTACTTTTTCCCAAGTCAATGTCAATGCCGTATTGTTTGGCGTGTCTTTATTTAGAATTGTCGAAGATCCAGTTTCTGGAGTTATGATAGAAAAAGCAGCCGCTTGTGGCTCTAAAATCATTAAATTTTCTTCGTTTTCACAAGACCAAAATCCTGTAAGTAAAACAACAGCTATAAATATTTTATATATAAGTTTCATTTTGTGTATCGTTTAAGTTTAAAAAAGTTTTAGTAACCCGTGTTTTGAGTCAAATTTTTATTTGCTCCTAATGATCCTTCCGGAATAGGAAAAACGCTCATGTAAGCAGGAATTGAAACTCCTTTTGAAGAATTTCCTTTCCAAGCCCAATTGTAAGATCCTCCGGTATATTTTCCAAAACGAATTAAATCTTGTCTTCTGTGCGCTTCCCAGTGTAATTCACGAGCTCTTTCATCAATTAAGAAATCAGGCGTTAAGTCGCTTAAAGTGATATTTCCAACGGTCGAATTATTATTGGCTCTTTGTCTTAAAGCATTTACATATTCTAATGCTTTCGCCGAAGTTCCGTTTCCGCCTCTTAAAGTTGCTTCTGCATACATTAAATAAACATCGGCTAATCTGAATAATGGGAAATCAGTATCAGCAAAAGTTGAACTGATTCCGTTAACTCCTGTCGAAGTTTTATTCGAGAATTTAGACAAAATATAACCTTGTGTTTTTACGCCAATGTCTTCAATATCAATAGATCTTTGTTTTCCAGGATCGCCTGCAACTCCTTTTCCAATTGTATTTCTGGTATCTTGGCTGAATTTAGCACCATCAAATTTCTGAGCAAATTCTTTTCTGATTCTAAGTGCTCCAGTCCATCCGCCAATTCCAAAATCAGCACCATTATTTTCCCACGCACCAATTTGTCCGTTTGTTAAAACAGTTGTTGCTCCCCAGTTTTGAGAAACC
This genomic window from Flavobacterium sp. 9 contains:
- a CDS encoding SusE domain-containing protein, with product MKLIYKIFIAVVLLTGFWSCENEENLMILEPQAAAFSIITPETGSSTILNKDTPNNTALTLTWEKVSYGTPTIVTYTVQFAVSNTEFAAPVDITTSTGTHATITVAELNAKALELGLTAGVEGTIDVRIKSTVGTTLSEPKTSTPITINLTPYRGVFPRVDLFLVGPGTAAGWSVTSNNMPIYRDPKENAKQYYTGYFNKDGFKLIEQIGFWAPAYGTNGAKVQYRATESDTDPGVFPTTAAGYYSFEINLEELTYKITPYAGPLTTYTTITVAGSVLTGDDTGWDMNVPMVQSTFDAHIWKVTQTLKAGKMKFKANGGWDTSWGDNGGDIIVEAGKYDIWFNDLDGRYMFIPTP